One Sulfolobus sp. S-194 DNA segment encodes these proteins:
- a CDS encoding metallophosphoesterase, producing the protein MILLISDLHKSLDSLEEMESVKWLLSILDELEPDYLISAGDWGEGMSRDDFSNILSRTRLITVYGNHENFSIIKSFSIRDGQIIRVGNMRITGINGLIGENKDYGIKPEKFLRIISKLRDIDILISHQPPYLPEIYPKMRYNEAAELMLQALEEVKPKLHFNGHMTGGCYSYYEFEWGKYLRVDSSSRFRCYAVIDKDVTVYQRGEEVFSFAL; encoded by the coding sequence ATGATATTACTAATAAGTGATCTGCATAAGAGCCTTGATAGTTTAGAGGAAATGGAGTCGGTTAAATGGCTCTTAAGCATCTTAGACGAATTAGAACCAGATTACTTAATAAGTGCTGGCGATTGGGGAGAAGGAATGTCAAGAGATGATTTTTCCAATATTCTTTCAAGAACTAGGCTAATAACGGTTTACGGTAATCATGAAAATTTTTCAATAATAAAGAGTTTTTCAATAAGAGATGGTCAAATTATAAGAGTTGGAAATATGAGAATTACTGGGATTAACGGTCTGATAGGAGAGAATAAGGATTATGGGATTAAGCCAGAAAAATTTCTCAGAATAATAAGTAAATTGAGGGATATCGACATATTAATAAGTCATCAACCTCCTTACCTTCCCGAAATATATCCTAAAATGAGATACAATGAGGCTGCGGAATTAATGTTACAAGCCTTAGAAGAAGTTAAACCTAAGCTCCACTTTAACGGTCACATGACTGGCGGTTGCTACTCCTATTACGAATTCGAATGGGGTAAATATCTTAGAGTAGATAGTTCATCTAGATTCAGATGCTATGCGGTAATAGATAAGGATGTAACAGTATATCAAAGGGGAGAGGAAGTCTTCAGTTTTGCTTTATAA
- a CDS encoding HD domain-containing protein → MSKEEQRIEELQKLILKSMEILPFTDAIKPAKVASPQTYVYHSISVGTLSYTICEKIAEVDSEGLKNLENIYGYDYRELCYFGGFFHDWMKLYSTKEEKSFKFLPDAREKARELAKKTGIPNAEKLVDHVYTFAEGPLSNNLELPLWLSVKLADMLMISEINSVSDVYKFAESPNYIDAIRALRNYGLDLHYISASPRLFTILASEDIMKSVNGTPLITYKDGFVYISGTDSSPLPLSKIREIFESRFRSVDIKNIADQIERCISNKEEEWNKLNSGDFSVLYNEKSGEKKPKQLNAFLPTKVCTPFEDVVGNLSPQDRIAVAEMIIGKLRDKIPYGVITYFTEKFSRYDEDYIKSKLDIKDKFPKYLEGIKLEDTQKLIDQILNAIREKYSKVGANLTIASFVKKSFNGYINDDIDLEKIPPKNYCVVCGIPIYDEVVNFKQFSTLLGGKTEIWIPRETGLDEIDRVRDNWAICPICNYEALQLKGDFAPPFILVSFYPGVPILLLEALSTITSALNSQSGDEEKKSLQSLVISKHSTYYNVFIHSLYKIQTFSKSVKADYLGGKVIIPATEITSKKSTRLDKNTLNDILYYIPYVSSVYLFSPIIISASIYDFPITTNTFEISSEINYLWTRVGKTTEEDNPNYITLLLLLAYNAKYTALRNTYKNRDEFENVLNSMINDMDMFASVSRSLSVIALGIAVNEARSEDESKLIRNIKFFIPFLDFAFSGVDKMGESFSKSLNAIAKVLVDAVKDQKVSKHQIVGFLRDGIDMFFKSYMLDKDDRISIAANTALNTLSNNFNITDEDSKNLFYNLKNVFSNLYEIESTSDRSLAISISTALVNWLYLLYLYRKSGEEENE, encoded by the coding sequence ATGAGTAAAGAAGAACAACGAATTGAAGAGCTTCAAAAGCTTATCTTGAAATCTATGGAGATTTTACCTTTTACTGATGCTATTAAGCCTGCAAAAGTAGCATCTCCTCAAACTTACGTTTACCACTCTATTTCTGTTGGTACTTTATCTTATACTATTTGTGAAAAAATAGCGGAAGTGGACTCAGAAGGTTTGAAAAATCTGGAGAATATCTACGGTTATGATTATAGGGAATTATGTTACTTTGGCGGTTTCTTTCACGATTGGATGAAATTATATAGTACTAAAGAGGAGAAGAGTTTTAAGTTTTTACCAGATGCTAGAGAAAAGGCTAGGGAATTGGCTAAAAAGACTGGGATTCCAAACGCTGAGAAACTCGTAGACCATGTTTATACTTTTGCTGAAGGACCTCTATCAAATAACCTAGAACTCCCATTATGGCTCTCAGTAAAATTAGCTGATATGTTAATGATAAGTGAGATAAACAGTGTTAGTGACGTATATAAATTTGCAGAGAGTCCCAATTACATAGATGCAATAAGGGCATTAAGAAATTATGGGTTGGATTTGCACTACATAAGTGCATCCCCTAGATTGTTCACAATTCTGGCGTCAGAGGATATTATGAAAAGTGTCAACGGTACTCCGCTAATTACATATAAGGACGGATTTGTATATATTTCTGGGACTGATTCTTCTCCTTTACCGCTCTCTAAAATAAGGGAAATTTTCGAGAGTAGGTTCAGATCGGTAGATATTAAAAATATCGCTGATCAAATCGAGAGGTGTATCAGTAATAAAGAGGAGGAATGGAATAAGCTTAACTCCGGTGATTTCTCAGTACTATATAATGAAAAGTCTGGTGAGAAGAAACCTAAGCAGCTTAATGCTTTTCTACCTACTAAGGTTTGTACTCCGTTTGAGGATGTTGTAGGTAATTTATCACCTCAAGATAGGATAGCTGTTGCAGAAATGATTATTGGGAAATTAAGGGATAAAATACCCTATGGTGTTATAACCTATTTTACTGAAAAGTTCTCGCGTTATGATGAGGATTACATTAAGAGTAAGCTTGACATCAAGGATAAATTTCCTAAGTATCTAGAGGGTATTAAACTGGAAGACACACAGAAATTAATTGATCAAATTCTTAATGCTATAAGGGAGAAGTATAGTAAAGTCGGGGCTAACTTGACTATCGCTAGCTTTGTTAAGAAGAGTTTTAATGGTTATATAAATGATGATATTGATTTAGAAAAAATTCCACCTAAAAATTACTGTGTTGTATGTGGTATACCAATTTATGATGAGGTAGTAAACTTTAAGCAGTTTAGCACTCTTTTAGGAGGAAAAACAGAAATTTGGATTCCTAGAGAGACTGGCCTAGATGAAATAGACAGAGTTAGAGATAATTGGGCGATATGCCCTATATGTAACTATGAGGCGTTGCAATTAAAGGGAGATTTTGCCCCACCATTTATTTTAGTCTCCTTTTATCCTGGTGTTCCTATTCTGTTGTTAGAGGCTTTAAGTACTATTACTTCAGCTTTGAATTCTCAATCTGGTGATGAGGAGAAGAAATCCTTACAAAGCCTAGTCATTTCTAAACATTCTACCTATTATAATGTTTTTATCCATAGTCTTTACAAGATACAAACTTTCAGTAAAAGCGTAAAAGCCGATTATTTAGGAGGGAAAGTTATAATCCCGGCTACAGAGATCACTAGTAAGAAGTCTACAAGATTGGACAAAAATACTCTTAACGATATATTATATTATATTCCTTACGTTTCTTCAGTATATCTTTTCTCGCCCATAATAATATCTGCAAGTATATACGATTTCCCCATAACTACTAATACATTTGAGATCTCTTCTGAAATAAACTACTTATGGACGAGAGTGGGTAAAACCACTGAAGAAGATAATCCCAATTATATTACATTACTTTTACTGTTAGCTTATAATGCGAAATATACTGCCTTAAGGAATACTTATAAGAATAGAGATGAGTTTGAAAATGTCCTAAATTCAATGATTAATGATATGGACATGTTCGCAAGTGTTAGTAGATCCTTATCAGTTATTGCTTTAGGAATAGCTGTAAATGAAGCTAGATCGGAAGATGAAAGTAAACTCATAAGAAATATTAAGTTTTTTATTCCATTTTTAGATTTCGCGTTTTCGGGTGTAGATAAAATGGGGGAGTCTTTTTCCAAATCTTTAAATGCAATAGCTAAAGTATTAGTAGATGCGGTTAAAGATCAGAAGGTAAGCAAACACCAAATTGTAGGGTTTTTAAGGGATGGTATAGACATGTTTTTTAAATCTTATATGCTAGATAAAGATGACAGAATATCTATAGCAGCAAATACTGCACTTAACACTCTCTCAAACAACTTTAACATAACTGATGAAGATTCGAAAAATCTTTTCTATAATTTAAAAAATGTTTTTTCTAATTTGTATGAGATCGAATCTACTTCAGATAGAAGTCTGGCTATATCTATATCCACAGCTCTAGTCAATTGGTTATACCTCCTTTACCTATATAGGAAATCTGGGGAGGAGGAAAATGAGTAA
- the cas6 gene encoding CRISPR system precrRNA processing endoribonuclease RAMP protein Cas6: protein MEEEEELLYSLHLIRVNVSRFITTDYTGKFVKALLIQANPELEEIFEKQLKELNPKPIRITPLLKYSNKEKNNGLTSIPLPTIPIYLKSYSNNDKKIPLEIGGEYYFLVGINNALKPQLSKALINLSSGIKMKYGEFEVKVRMREYQLVEVTDPPSNFTTLKVKFISPTLFRDPFSYIAGVERDRLKRFLPLPPVIFSVNVYELLRARYGKTIIRLGYAFRETPDILRNVKVVWYNYDNKLLPGIIGYAKFIRRQKLRKEVIEDFKKILRHAQIMGIGTSRGTGFGYAIIETE, encoded by the coding sequence TTGGAAGAGGAAGAAGAGTTGTTATATTCTCTCCATCTAATAAGAGTTAACGTTTCACGCTTCATTACAACAGACTATACCGGAAAATTCGTAAAAGCCCTCTTAATACAAGCAAACCCCGAATTAGAAGAAATATTTGAGAAACAATTAAAGGAATTAAATCCGAAGCCTATAAGAATAACACCATTACTTAAATACAGCAACAAAGAGAAAAATAATGGATTAACCTCAATTCCATTACCAACAATACCTATTTACCTTAAGAGTTATTCGAATAACGACAAGAAAATACCATTAGAAATAGGAGGAGAATATTACTTCTTGGTAGGAATAAACAACGCTCTCAAACCGCAACTATCAAAAGCATTAATTAACCTCTCCTCCGGGATAAAAATGAAATACGGAGAATTTGAAGTAAAAGTTCGAATGAGAGAATACCAATTGGTTGAAGTAACTGATCCTCCGTCAAATTTCACCACACTTAAAGTAAAATTCATCTCACCTACATTATTCAGAGATCCATTCTCATACATAGCGGGGGTAGAAAGAGATAGACTAAAGAGATTCCTACCATTACCACCCGTAATATTTTCAGTAAACGTTTACGAACTACTAAGAGCCAGATACGGTAAAACAATAATAAGGCTTGGTTACGCATTTAGAGAAACGCCAGACATATTAAGAAACGTAAAAGTAGTATGGTATAATTACGATAATAAACTCCTTCCAGGTATAATAGGCTACGCTAAGTTTATAAGAAGACAAAAATTAAGAAAAGAAGTTATAGAAGATTTTAAGAAAATACTTAGACATGCACAGATAATGGGAATAGGAACAAGTAGAGGAACAGGATTCGGTTACGCAATAATAGAGACAGAATGA
- a CDS encoding PIN domain-containing protein, whose product MKYYIDISVIIALINEKDPNHEKAFANYPKDGERLVSKLVVIELYSVFFRTMKLSDEELDALVDYALNKCDCKVKDIELNKIFDMALRICNRVKLKTLDLLHLSASIIMGSEMISLDKELLEAKKLIENKLD is encoded by the coding sequence ATGAAGTATTATATCGATATAAGCGTTATAATAGCTCTAATTAATGAAAAAGACCCTAACCATGAAAAAGCATTCGCAAATTATCCTAAAGACGGAGAAAGACTAGTAAGTAAACTTGTAGTTATTGAACTTTATTCAGTATTTTTTAGGACTATGAAGCTTTCAGACGAAGAACTAGACGCCCTTGTAGATTATGCACTCAATAAGTGCGATTGTAAAGTAAAAGATATAGAATTAAATAAAATATTCGACATGGCTCTGAGAATTTGTAACAGAGTTAAGCTAAAAACACTAGATCTCCTTCATCTATCAGCAAGTATTATCATGGGTAGTGAAATGATAAGCCTTGATAAGGAATTATTAGAAGCTAAGAAGCTAATTGAAAATAAATTAGACTAA
- a CDS encoding IS607 family transposase — protein sequence MERYLTPSEVAEIFGMSRSGVIKWIREGKIKAIEVNGRWRIPYSEVERLISGKGRVKQVAIYSRVSSNTQNDLERQLNTLKEWVKKTFGEVSVIEIKDIGSGLKEDRRGLKKLIELAKRRQIDVVVVAYKDRLTRFGFEYLVELFKAYGVNIIIAFQDEPKDYMQELAEDFVEIVKSLASRIYGHKYEKVVKCVEDVEKDS from the coding sequence GTGGAAAGGTATTTAACACCTAGTGAAGTTGCCGAGATCTTTGGAATGAGTAGGAGCGGTGTTATTAAGTGGATTAGGGAAGGGAAAATAAAGGCTATTGAGGTTAACGGTAGGTGGAGGATACCTTACAGTGAGGTAGAAAGGTTAATAAGTGGAAAAGGAAGGGTTAAGCAAGTAGCGATTTACTCTAGAGTCTCATCAAACACACAAAATGACTTAGAGAGGCAATTAAACACGTTGAAGGAATGGGTTAAGAAAACTTTCGGGGAAGTGAGTGTGATAGAAATTAAGGACATAGGTTCTGGGTTGAAAGAAGATAGAAGAGGGTTAAAGAAACTCATAGAGTTAGCCAAGAGAAGACAAATCGATGTGGTAGTAGTAGCATACAAGGACAGGCTAACACGTTTCGGTTTCGAATACCTCGTAGAGTTATTCAAGGCTTACGGAGTAAACATCATCATAGCATTTCAAGATGAGCCAAAGGACTACATGCAAGAGTTAGCAGAGGACTTTGTAGAAATCGTTAAATCGTTAGCCTCAAGAATTTACGGCCATAAGTACGAGAAGGTGGTTAAGTGTGTTGAAGACGTTGAAAAGGACAGTTAG
- the cas7d gene encoding type I-D CRISPR-associated protein Cas7/Csc2 codes for MSKAEELFKNIFGVEFNQVKPFFSDLSKPDVKNVVPQGRVINVYIVIRANNELLIRHEGGEDISLASIGQDKYPIILYDKFQSVYRRKELEFLRNDYSAHKAEINKIRGKEDDWFCALRPTVATKKEEERMGGQCGECPDCITFGFAVRKEGRYNVKSRIEGDLFIATTSERKSVVIRTFNAVDDITKTTIIGGESDQAGRTGALFRLSLVRAGTAFVGKIAMKDIGPNDFLLKIATLTTISKIGGNITDFGNIKVYIPAIMFSTHEISSSYDLFLKVKEKEDVDTIISDINAQLDKMKKGVLVTSNDFSEKIKSVLFDANGRIVHDVIQGAWEEAKIFKDSIEAALKEK; via the coding sequence ATGAGTAAGGCAGAAGAACTTTTCAAAAATATATTTGGGGTAGAATTTAATCAAGTCAAACCTTTTTTTTCAGATCTAAGTAAACCAGATGTAAAAAATGTAGTACCTCAAGGTAGAGTAATAAACGTATATATTGTAATAAGGGCTAACAACGAACTATTGATAAGACACGAAGGCGGAGAGGATATATCACTAGCTTCAATAGGCCAAGATAAGTATCCAATAATACTTTACGATAAGTTCCAGTCAGTATATAGGAGAAAGGAACTAGAATTTCTGAGGAATGACTATAGTGCTCATAAGGCAGAAATAAACAAGATAAGGGGTAAAGAGGATGACTGGTTCTGTGCTCTAAGGCCTACTGTAGCTACTAAGAAAGAAGAAGAAAGAATGGGAGGACAATGCGGAGAATGTCCGGACTGTATCACGTTTGGGTTTGCTGTTAGAAAAGAAGGGAGATACAACGTTAAGAGTAGGATTGAAGGTGATTTATTTATAGCCACAACATCAGAAAGAAAGAGCGTTGTGATAAGGACTTTTAACGCTGTAGATGATATAACAAAAACGACTATAATAGGTGGTGAGAGTGATCAGGCTGGTAGGACTGGAGCTTTATTCAGGTTATCACTAGTAAGGGCAGGGACAGCATTTGTAGGAAAGATTGCAATGAAAGATATAGGTCCTAACGACTTCTTATTAAAGATAGCAACATTAACAACTATAAGTAAAATAGGTGGAAATATAACTGATTTCGGCAACATAAAAGTCTATATACCGGCAATAATGTTTAGCACTCATGAGATCTCATCGAGCTATGACCTCTTCTTAAAAGTGAAAGAGAAAGAAGATGTAGATACGATTATTTCCGATATAAACGCTCAATTAGATAAGATGAAGAAGGGTGTCTTAGTTACTTCAAATGATTTTTCAGAAAAGATTAAGAGCGTACTGTTTGATGCTAACGGTCGTATAGTCCATGATGTAATTCAAGGAGCCTGGGAAGAGGCTAAGATATTCAAAGACTCCATAGAAGCTGCATTAAAAGAAAAGTGA
- a CDS encoding IS200/IS605 family accessory protein TnpB-related protein → MLKTLKRTVRLESDPLNRWKYHVLREIEEYQKMIVNEMIEAILSEGLPTTRKKLHERFYNHYKEKYPFLPSRVIEGSYIVAGRIIKSFRERRKKGLTRKDKPEYKRVVIIIPNMVNWRFNRVSVSVLTHKGWVEIPLKFTKQFIHYLYEGWRVSQELKLRLVGRKILVWLTFEKDVEIETKEGNYVSIDVNENNVTLAVFEDFRLRELRRYETGLGRIVVNYSLRREEITKGHSTKDELIKKKLRRLRERERKLDVLRKTVKRIVDLARDLNAKIVVGKFSSKAKERMESNKSSKLRHRVHQWSVVKFVELLRAQPIDVEEISEAYTSSINPFTGEKLKKRRQVEEKVVKVLNPYLMTGTAHEGRGIKVFKVNARYLESGEILLERDSIAPLNLVKKVDGRVVAFSNKSFGQTSSIVSTKIAT, encoded by the coding sequence GTGTTGAAGACGTTGAAAAGGACAGTTAGGTTAGAAAGCGACCCTCTGAATAGGTGGAAGTACCACGTTCTTAGAGAGATTGAGGAATATCAGAAAATGATCGTCAATGAGATGATTGAGGCAATCCTATCAGAGGGTTTACCAACTACTAGGAAGAAGTTGCACGAGAGGTTTTACAATCATTATAAGGAGAAGTACCCTTTCCTACCCTCAAGGGTAATTGAAGGATCCTACATCGTAGCTGGCAGGATAATCAAGAGCTTCAGAGAGAGGAGGAAGAAAGGGCTGACAAGGAAGGATAAGCCAGAGTATAAGAGAGTTGTAATCATAATTCCAAACATGGTTAATTGGAGGTTTAACAGAGTGTCTGTTAGCGTTTTAACCCACAAGGGTTGGGTTGAGATCCCCCTCAAGTTCACTAAACAATTTATCCACTATTTGTATGAAGGTTGGAGGGTTTCTCAAGAACTTAAGCTAAGGTTAGTAGGTAGGAAAATCCTAGTCTGGTTAACTTTCGAAAAAGATGTGGAAATTGAAACAAAAGAAGGTAATTACGTTTCTATTGACGTTAATGAGAACAACGTCACCTTAGCAGTTTTTGAGGATTTCAGACTAAGGGAGTTGAGGCGTTATGAGACTGGTTTAGGGAGGATTGTCGTTAATTACTCCTTGAGGAGGGAGGAGATCACCAAGGGACATTCAACTAAGGATGAGTTAATTAAGAAAAAGCTGAGGAGATTAAGGGAAAGGGAGAGGAAACTTGACGTGTTGAGGAAGACTGTTAAGAGGATTGTTGATTTGGCTAGGGATTTAAATGCCAAGATTGTGGTCGGTAAGTTTTCTTCAAAAGCTAAGGAGAGGATGGAGAGTAACAAAAGCTCTAAGCTTAGGCATAGGGTTCACCAGTGGAGTGTAGTTAAGTTTGTTGAGTTGCTTAGGGCTCAGCCTATTGATGTTGAGGAAATATCCGAGGCTTACACTTCATCTATTAACCCGTTCACTGGAGAGAAGTTAAAGAAGAGGAGGCAGGTAGAGGAGAAGGTTGTCAAGGTTTTAAACCCCTACCTTATGACGGGCACTGCTCACGAGGGTAGGGGGATTAAAGTGTTCAAGGTGAATGCTAGGTACTTGGAAAGCGGTGAAATACTGTTAGAAAGGGATTCAATTGCTCCCCTTAACCTTGTAAAGAAGGTGGATGGGAGGGTAGTGGCGTTCAGTAATAAATCTTTCGGTCAAACTTCAAGCATAGTGTCAACTAAGATTGCCACGTGA
- the cas1 gene encoding CRISPR-associated endonuclease Cas1: MILIVKKAKVYKKGSNIVVETSRGITEYSTLDLDLLVIIGNEVEIDSGTLLFLSSINAPVLIHGKKYDVTLVPPFLNSISSIRRAQYTVSDTFMLNVAKSFITGKIKGMVNLTKYFSYIRGIEINMDIDMEKINKAADVDSLRVAEAELSKKIWEKLRNFLPSDFPGRKPRGEDVTNRTIDYAYSLAYSMITHAIMSAGLDPYYGFMHKNMPGRYSLTYDFSEMFKPFCVHVVISTVNKYSLGLDKRGYLDSKSLTIITKNFYEMMMKKKIRSAIYTKANELRKSIVEFKAFAPYIYKPK, translated from the coding sequence ATGATACTGATAGTCAAGAAGGCTAAAGTATACAAAAAGGGTTCTAATATAGTTGTGGAGACCTCTAGAGGTATTACAGAGTACAGTACATTAGATCTGGATTTGTTAGTGATTATAGGTAATGAGGTGGAGATTGATTCAGGTACGTTACTTTTTCTTTCTTCAATAAATGCCCCAGTGCTTATTCACGGCAAAAAGTATGATGTTACTCTGGTACCGCCCTTTTTGAACTCAATTTCCTCAATTAGAAGAGCACAATATACAGTCTCTGATACGTTTATGCTGAACGTAGCTAAGTCCTTTATAACTGGGAAGATAAAAGGGATGGTGAACCTTACAAAATATTTTTCTTATATAAGGGGAATTGAAATAAATATGGATATCGATATGGAAAAGATAAATAAAGCAGCTGATGTTGATTCGCTCAGGGTGGCAGAGGCTGAGTTGAGTAAGAAAATATGGGAGAAATTGAGAAATTTTCTTCCTTCCGATTTCCCTGGGAGAAAGCCTAGGGGCGAGGATGTAACTAATAGGACTATTGATTATGCATATTCTTTAGCATATTCTATGATTACTCATGCTATTATGTCAGCTGGTTTAGATCCATATTACGGTTTTATGCATAAGAATATGCCGGGAAGATATTCGTTAACTTACGATTTTTCTGAGATGTTTAAACCGTTTTGTGTCCATGTTGTGATCTCCACAGTTAATAAATATTCATTGGGATTGGATAAGAGAGGTTATTTAGACTCTAAGTCCCTAACTATAATAACTAAGAACTTTTATGAGATGATGATGAAAAAGAAGATAAGGAGTGCTATTTATACTAAGGCTAATGAGTTGAGGAAGTCAATTGTTGAATTTAAGGCTTTTGCTCCTTATATATATAAACCTAAATAA
- a CDS encoding HD domain-containing protein yields MEKFIKDPIHGNIKIDDALIDNIYFQRLRHIIQNGMAYMVFPSMRHSRFEHSLGTYYIASKMIENVQASEKEVIDKKELIKELALYHDIGHFPFSHTFEFAMEILEYLDKSIYNSIIRLTGFRDMEYKLHEMMGINILRSIGKTELADLMTNVYSPKRIKDIDDPLVKIAKLIVNSELDADRLDYLQRDSYYSGAKFGIIDPERLLITMKITTDGYVFPPKAIDDLEHFFLARFHMYSSVYNHAVIEIYNRIMAYFIAFAINCSFLDIPSGLDEFVEFTDEKIYLALLKVKNDIRFSHFYESLVKRKKYIRAVVEGDQAKNLFKILSSNEKSKKNLYDTVLNYYGKIVIGKSELTTEIDNIFIERKMLKESYNNPLSEEGGLTKIPERYRIYVGAYDEDSKNDILKYFNDTFGIRLAFKANS; encoded by the coding sequence ATGGAGAAGTTTATTAAGGATCCAATACACGGGAATATAAAAATAGATGATGCTCTTATCGATAATATATATTTTCAAAGATTAAGGCATATTATACAGAACGGTATGGCTTATATGGTATTTCCGTCTATGAGACACTCAAGGTTCGAACACTCTCTCGGAACTTATTATATAGCGTCAAAAATGATAGAAAATGTTCAAGCTTCCGAAAAAGAGGTAATTGATAAAAAAGAGCTTATTAAAGAACTCGCCCTTTACCACGATATAGGTCATTTTCCTTTCTCTCATACTTTTGAATTCGCTATGGAAATTCTAGAATACCTTGATAAAAGCATTTACAATAGTATCATCAGGCTAACTGGCTTTAGAGACATGGAATATAAACTTCATGAGATGATGGGAATTAATATACTTAGGTCGATAGGAAAGACAGAACTGGCAGATCTAATGACTAATGTATACTCACCTAAACGCATAAAAGACATAGATGATCCTTTAGTAAAGATAGCTAAATTAATAGTAAACTCCGAACTGGACGCTGATAGGCTGGACTATTTGCAAAGAGATTCGTATTATTCTGGAGCTAAGTTTGGAATAATAGACCCAGAAAGGTTGTTAATCACAATGAAAATAACCACCGATGGTTATGTATTTCCACCTAAGGCAATAGATGATTTAGAGCACTTCTTTTTAGCTAGGTTTCACATGTACAGTTCTGTTTATAATCATGCCGTCATAGAGATATATAATAGAATAATGGCGTATTTCATTGCTTTCGCGATAAACTGTTCGTTTCTCGATATCCCTAGTGGCTTAGACGAATTCGTGGAATTTACAGATGAAAAAATATATTTAGCCCTCTTAAAAGTTAAAAATGATATCAGGTTTTCACATTTTTACGAATCCCTAGTTAAAAGGAAAAAGTATATAAGAGCGGTAGTCGAAGGTGATCAAGCTAAAAATTTATTTAAGATACTATCATCAAATGAAAAAAGTAAGAAGAACCTCTATGATACTGTTCTTAATTACTACGGTAAGATTGTAATAGGTAAATCAGAATTAACTACAGAGATAGACAATATATTCATTGAGAGAAAAATGCTTAAAGAGAGCTATAATAATCCGTTATCTGAAGAAGGCGGGTTAACAAAAATTCCTGAAAGATACAGAATTTATGTTGGAGCCTATGATGAGGATAGTAAAAATGATATTTTAAAATATTTTAATGACACCTTTGGTATACGATTAGCTTTCAAGGCTAATTCCTAG